From a single Natronorubrum tibetense GA33 genomic region:
- a CDS encoding DUF7522 family protein gives MATGLLTDEAAEQIVTTCRTAVGDSFRSATYFTRDDYEQLYLREDLERDADLSTFIGHEWRGFTTAQTAYENSELGDYNYTIRVFDNGFLIRVTNESEGVLVTTDGLTLKDFEEVATALNSFLGERALD, from the coding sequence ATGGCGACAGGGTTACTTACCGACGAGGCGGCGGAGCAGATCGTGACGACCTGCCGGACGGCCGTCGGCGATAGCTTCCGCTCGGCGACCTACTTCACTCGCGACGATTACGAACAGCTGTATCTTCGCGAGGACTTAGAGCGCGATGCCGACCTCTCGACGTTCATCGGCCACGAGTGGCGTGGGTTTACGACCGCCCAGACGGCCTACGAAAATTCCGAACTCGGCGACTACAACTACACGATTCGCGTCTTTGACAACGGCTTTTTGATCCGCGTGACCAACGAGAGCGAAGGTGTCCTCGTTACGACGGACGGACTCACGCTCAAGGACTTCGAAGAAGTTGCGACGGCGCTCAACTCGTTTCTCGGCGAGCGAGCACTCGATTAA
- a CDS encoding O-acetylhomoserine aminocarboxypropyltransferase/cysteine synthase family protein, whose product MSEDSDDTDRKFATNSVHAGQEPDPTTGARAPPIYQTTSYEFDDTDHAASLFGLEEFGNIYSRIMNPTNAMLEERIATLEGGVGALATASGMAAFDLATFILADVGDNIVSASSLYGGTYTYLTHTVAKRGIDTKFVDTLDYDAYAEAIDDDTAFVHLETIGNPALVTPDIERIADIAHDHNVPLFVDNTFATPHLCRPLEHGADLVWNSTTKWIHGAGTTVGGILVDGGSFPWDEGDYPEISEPNPAYHGVNFYETFGEQAFSIVARTRGLRDLGNQQSPFDAWTTLQKLESLPLRMEKHCENAMAVAEFLEDHDAVDWVNYPGLESHETHEEASKYLEGGYGGMITFGPEGGYDAAETVCNEVELFSLLANVGDAKSLIIHPASTTHQQLTEEEKLASGTTDDLLRLSVGIEDVDDIIADLEQALESA is encoded by the coding sequence ATGAGTGAGGATTCCGACGACACCGACCGCAAATTTGCCACGAACAGCGTCCACGCCGGCCAGGAACCCGACCCGACCACCGGTGCGCGCGCCCCGCCGATCTACCAGACAACGTCCTACGAGTTCGACGATACTGATCACGCGGCCTCGCTGTTCGGATTAGAGGAGTTCGGAAACATCTACTCGCGGATTATGAACCCGACGAACGCGATGCTCGAGGAGCGCATCGCGACGCTCGAGGGTGGCGTTGGCGCGCTCGCGACAGCGTCGGGCATGGCCGCGTTCGATCTGGCGACGTTCATCCTCGCGGACGTCGGGGACAACATCGTCTCGGCGTCTTCGCTCTACGGCGGCACGTACACCTACCTCACGCACACCGTCGCGAAGCGCGGCATCGACACGAAGTTCGTCGACACGCTCGACTACGACGCCTACGCGGAAGCCATCGATGACGACACCGCGTTCGTCCATCTCGAAACGATCGGCAATCCGGCGCTTGTCACGCCCGACATCGAACGAATTGCGGACATCGCACACGACCACAACGTGCCACTGTTCGTCGACAACACGTTCGCGACGCCGCATCTGTGCCGGCCGCTGGAGCACGGCGCGGATCTGGTCTGGAACTCGACAACGAAGTGGATCCACGGCGCGGGGACGACGGTCGGCGGGATACTGGTTGACGGCGGCTCGTTCCCGTGGGACGAGGGTGACTATCCCGAAATCTCGGAGCCGAACCCGGCCTACCACGGCGTCAACTTCTACGAAACCTTTGGCGAGCAGGCGTTCTCCATCGTCGCGCGAACCCGCGGCCTACGCGACCTGGGCAACCAGCAGTCACCCTTTGACGCCTGGACGACGCTGCAGAAACTCGAGTCGCTCCCCCTGCGGATGGAAAAACACTGCGAGAACGCGATGGCCGTCGCGGAGTTCCTCGAGGACCACGACGCGGTCGACTGGGTGAACTACCCCGGCCTCGAGAGCCACGAGACGCACGAGGAAGCGAGCAAGTACCTCGAAGGTGGCTACGGTGGCATGATCACGTTCGGCCCCGAGGGCGGCTACGACGCCGCGGAAACGGTCTGTAACGAGGTCGAGTTGTTCAGCCTCCTGGCCAACGTCGGCGACGCGAAGTCGCTGATTATCCACCCCGCGAGCACGACCCACCAGCAACTCACCGAGGAGGAGAAACTCGCAAGCGGCACGACGGACGATCTCCTGCGCCTCTCCGTCGGCATCGAGGATGTCGACGACATCATCGCGGATCTCGAGCAGGCACTCGAGTCAGCGTAA